Proteins encoded together in one Microbacterium sp. zg-Y625 window:
- the rplV gene encoding 50S ribosomal protein L22 — MVDSIARVRHIRVTPQKARRVVALIKGKQAQEALAILKFAPQSASEPIYKLVASAMANARVAADKNGEYLDDQDLYVKNAYVDEGSTLKRFRPRAQGRAFQIKKRTSHITVQLATPEVQDAAPATTSKKASK, encoded by the coding sequence ATGGTGGATTCCATCGCCCGCGTGCGACACATCCGCGTGACCCCTCAGAAGGCTCGTCGTGTCGTCGCTCTCATCAAGGGCAAGCAGGCTCAGGAGGCCCTGGCCATCCTGAAGTTCGCGCCGCAGAGTGCGTCCGAGCCGATCTACAAGCTCGTCGCTTCCGCGATGGCGAACGCCCGCGTCGCTGCCGACAAGAACGGCGAGTACCTGGATGACCAGGACCTGTACGTGAAGAACGCGTACGTCGACGAGGGTTCGACGCTCAAGCGTTTCCGCCCCCGTGCTCAGGGCCGCGCCTTCCAGATCAAGAAGCGCACCAGCCACATCACGGTGCAGCTGGCGACCCCCGAGGTCCAGGATGCTGCCCCCGCCACGACCAGCAAGAAGGCGAGCAAGTAA
- the rpsC gene encoding 30S ribosomal protein S3: protein MGQKVHPYGFRLGITTDHVSRWFSDSTKPGQRYADYVAEDIKIRKLLLTQLDRAGVSNIEIERTRDRVRVDIHTARPGIVIGRRGAEAERIRSDLEKLTGKQIQLNILEVKNPEADAQLVAQGIAEQLSARVAFRRAMRKGLQGAQRAGAKGIRIQVSGRLGGAEMSRSEFYREGRVPLHTLRANIDYGFYEAKTTFGRIGVKVWIYKGDLTNKELAREQANAPKASRGRDDRGGDRRRGPRNDAPVAEGASA, encoded by the coding sequence ATGGGACAGAAAGTTCACCCGTACGGCTTCCGCCTCGGCATCACCACCGACCACGTGTCGCGGTGGTTCTCCGACTCGACCAAGCCGGGCCAGCGCTACGCCGACTACGTCGCCGAGGACATCAAGATCCGCAAGCTCCTGCTGACGCAGCTCGACCGCGCCGGCGTGAGCAACATCGAGATCGAGCGCACCCGTGACCGTGTCCGCGTGGACATCCACACCGCCCGCCCGGGCATCGTGATCGGTCGCCGTGGCGCCGAGGCCGAGCGCATCCGCTCGGACCTCGAGAAGCTCACCGGCAAGCAGATCCAGCTCAACATCCTCGAGGTGAAGAACCCCGAGGCCGACGCTCAGCTGGTCGCGCAGGGCATCGCCGAGCAGCTCTCCGCACGTGTGGCGTTCCGCCGCGCGATGCGCAAGGGCCTGCAGGGCGCTCAGCGTGCCGGCGCCAAGGGCATCCGCATCCAGGTCTCCGGCCGCCTCGGCGGCGCCGAGATGAGCCGCTCGGAGTTCTACCGCGAGGGTCGTGTGCCCCTGCACACGCTGCGCGCGAACATCGACTACGGGTTCTACGAGGCGAAGACCACCTTCGGCCGCATCGGCGTGAAGGTCTGGATCTACAAGGGCGACCTGACCAACAAGGAGCTCGCTCGCGAGCAGGCCAACGCCCCGAAGGCGTCTCGTGGCCGTGACGACCGTGGCGGCGACCGCCGTCGTGGTCCGCGCAACGACGCCCCCGTCGCAGAAGGAGCATCGGCGTAA
- the rplP gene encoding 50S ribosomal protein L16, with protein sequence MLIPRKVKYRKQHHPGRSGQATGGTKVSFGEFGIQALTPAYVTNRQIESARIAMTRHIKRGGKVWINIYPDRPLTKKPAETRMGSGKGSPEWWVANVKPGRVLFEVAGVNEQLAREALTRAIHKLPLKARIIKREEGDA encoded by the coding sequence ATGCTTATCCCCCGCAAGGTCAAGTACCGCAAGCAGCACCACCCGGGCCGTTCCGGCCAGGCCACCGGCGGCACGAAGGTCTCCTTCGGCGAGTTCGGCATCCAGGCCCTGACCCCGGCCTACGTGACGAACCGTCAGATCGAGTCCGCTCGTATCGCGATGACCCGTCACATCAAGCGTGGCGGAAAGGTGTGGATCAACATCTACCCCGACCGTCCGCTGACCAAGAAGCCGGCCGAAACCCGCATGGGTTCCGGTAAGGGCTCGCCCGAGTGGTGGGTCGCAAACGTCAAGCCGGGTCGTGTCCTCTTCGAGGTCGCCGGCGTCAACGAGCAGCTTGCTCGCGAGGCACTCACCCGTGCCATCCACAAGCTGCCCCTGAAGGCACGCATCATCAAGCGCGAGGAGGGCGACGCGTAA
- the rpmC gene encoding 50S ribosomal protein L29 has product MAVGTKTLAPSELDTFEDQRLVEELRKAKEELFNLRFQSATGQLDSHGRIRAVKRDIARLYTVIRERELGIRATPAPVETATKAKKTKAKKADAADEAVKEEAE; this is encoded by the coding sequence ATGGCCGTCGGTACCAAGACGCTCGCTCCCAGCGAGCTCGACACGTTCGAAGACCAGCGCCTCGTCGAGGAGCTGCGCAAGGCCAAGGAAGAGCTGTTCAACCTGCGCTTCCAGTCGGCCACCGGCCAGCTCGACAGCCACGGCCGCATCCGTGCGGTCAAGCGCGACATCGCGCGGCTGTACACCGTGATCCGCGAGCGCGAGCTCGGCATTCGTGCCACGCCCGCACCCGTCGAGACCGCGACGAAGGCGAAGAAGACGAAGGCCAAGAAGGCGGATGCCGCTGACGAGGCCGTGAAGGAAGAGGCCGAGTGA
- the rpsQ gene encoding 30S ribosomal protein S17, with product MAETTENTPKGHESSAHDVRDENARGYRKSRRGYVVSDKMDKTIVVEVEDRVKHPLYGKVIRRTSKVKAHDEGNTAGIGDLVLINETRPLSATKRWRLVEILEKAK from the coding sequence ATGGCTGAGACCACCGAGAACACCCCCAAGGGCCACGAGTCGTCCGCGCACGACGTGCGTGACGAGAACGCCCGCGGGTACCGCAAGTCCCGCCGCGGCTACGTCGTCAGCGACAAGATGGACAAGACGATCGTCGTCGAGGTCGAGGACCGCGTGAAGCACCCGCTCTACGGCAAGGTCATCCGCCGCACGTCGAAGGTCAAGGCCCACGACGAGGGCAACACCGCCGGCATCGGCGACCTCGTGCTCATCAACGAGACCCGCCCGCTGAGCGCCACCAAGCGCTGGCGCCTGGTCGAGATCCTCGAGAAGGCCAAGTAA
- the rplN gene encoding 50S ribosomal protein L14: MIQNESRLKVADNTGAKELLTIRVLGGSARRYAGVGDIIVATVKDAIPGGNVKKGDVVKAVIVRTVKSTRRPDGSYIKFDENAAVILKNDGEPRGTRIFGPVGRELRDKKFMKIVSLAPEVI, from the coding sequence GTGATTCAGAACGAATCCCGACTCAAGGTGGCCGACAACACCGGCGCCAAGGAGCTGCTCACGATCCGTGTGCTCGGCGGCTCTGCTCGCCGGTACGCCGGCGTGGGCGACATCATCGTCGCCACGGTGAAGGATGCCATCCCCGGCGGAAACGTCAAGAAGGGTGATGTCGTCAAGGCCGTCATCGTGCGCACCGTCAAGTCGACCCGTCGTCCCGACGGCTCGTACATCAAGTTCGACGAGAACGCCGCCGTGATCCTGAAGAACGACGGGGAGCCCCGCGGCACCCGCATCTTCGGTCCCGTCGGTCGTGAGCTTCGCGACAAGAAGTTCATGAAGATCGTCTCGCTCGCCCCGGAGGTCATTTGA
- the rplX gene encoding 50S ribosomal protein L24, with protein sequence MAKIKKGDLVQVISGAKPERGGDRGKQGKVLEVLVERNRVIVEGVNYVTKHNRVGQTQRGTKTGGLETFEAPIHISNVALVDPETKKPTRIGSRVEEQTKNGVKRTVRVRYAKKSGKDL encoded by the coding sequence ATGGCGAAGATCAAGAAGGGCGACCTGGTTCAGGTCATCTCGGGCGCAAAGCCCGAGCGCGGCGGAGACCGCGGCAAGCAGGGCAAGGTCCTCGAGGTCCTTGTCGAGCGCAACCGCGTCATCGTCGAAGGCGTGAACTACGTCACCAAGCACAACCGCGTGGGCCAGACCCAGCGCGGCACCAAGACGGGTGGCCTCGAGACGTTCGAAGCCCCCATCCACATCTCGAACGTCGCCCTGGTCGACCCCGAGACGAAGAAGCCGACCCGCATCGGCAGCCGCGTCGAGGAGCAGACCAAGAACGGCGTCAAGCGCACGGTCCGCGTGCGCTACGCGAAGAAGTCAGGCAAGGACCTCTGA
- the rplE gene encoding 50S ribosomal protein L5 — protein sequence MSTAPAVEAGKIQPRLKQKYKNEIQKALQEEFGYANVMQIPGIVKVVVNTGVGEAARDSKVIDGAVDDLTKITGQKPVVTKARKSIAQFKLREGQAIGAHVTLRGDRAWEFLDRLVNLALPRIRDFRGLSPKQFDGHGNYTFGLQEQSVFHEINQDKIDRVRGFDITVVTTAKTDEEGRSLLRQLGFPFRTDDAQA from the coding sequence ATGAGCACTGCACCTGCCGTGGAGGCTGGCAAGATCCAGCCCCGCCTGAAGCAGAAGTACAAGAACGAGATCCAGAAGGCTCTGCAGGAGGAGTTCGGTTACGCGAACGTCATGCAGATCCCCGGGATCGTCAAGGTCGTCGTCAACACCGGTGTCGGTGAGGCTGCGCGTGACAGCAAGGTGATCGATGGTGCGGTCGACGACCTCACCAAGATCACCGGCCAGAAGCCGGTCGTCACCAAGGCCCGCAAGTCCATCGCGCAGTTCAAGCTGCGCGAGGGTCAGGCCATCGGCGCGCACGTCACCCTCCGCGGTGACCGTGCGTGGGAGTTCCTGGACCGCCTCGTGAACCTCGCGCTGCCCCGCATCCGCGACTTCCGCGGGCTGTCCCCGAAGCAGTTCGACGGCCACGGCAACTACACGTTCGGCCTTCAGGAGCAGTCGGTCTTCCACGAGATCAACCAGGACAAGATCGACCGCGTCCGCGGCTTCGACATCACGGTCGTCACCACGGCGAAGACGGACGAGGAGGGCCGCTCGCTGCTGCGTCAGCTCGGCTTCCCCTTCCGCACCGACGACGCTCAGGCGTAA
- the rpsH gene encoding 30S ribosomal protein S8: MTMTDPVADMLTRLRNANSAHHDSVSMPSSKLKTHIAEILQQEGYIAGWEVTDARVGQTITLTLKYGPNRERSIAGIKRVSKPGLRVYARSTEIPTVLGGLGVAILSTSSGLLTDRQAESKGVGGEVLAYVW, from the coding sequence ATGACAATGACAGACCCGGTCGCAGACATGCTGACCCGTCTGCGCAACGCGAACTCGGCGCACCACGACTCCGTGTCCATGCCGAGCTCCAAGCTCAAGACTCACATCGCCGAGATCCTCCAGCAGGAGGGCTACATCGCCGGCTGGGAGGTCACCGACGCGCGCGTGGGCCAGACCATCACGCTGACGCTCAAGTACGGCCCCAACCGCGAGCGGTCGATCGCCGGCATCAAGCGCGTGTCGAAGCCGGGTCTGCGCGTGTACGCACGCTCGACCGAGATCCCCACGGTGCTCGGCGGCCTCGGCGTCGCTATTCTGTCCACTTCCTCTGGCCTCCTCACGGACCGCCAGGCCGAGTCGAAGGGCGTCGGCGGGGAAGTCCTCGCCTACGTGTGGTGA
- the rplF gene encoding 50S ribosomal protein L6, which yields MSRIGRLPIDIPAGVTVEVSGQDVSVKGPKGELKLTVARPIEIAVQENQVLVSRPDDERESRSLHGLTRTLINNNIIGVTQGYTKGLEVVGTGYRVAQKGSSVEFALGFSHPVLVDPPAGITFTVEGNNKLTVSGIDKQAVGEAAANIRKIRKPEPYKGKGVRYAGEVVRRKAGKAGK from the coding sequence ATGTCCCGCATCGGTCGTCTTCCCATCGACATCCCCGCCGGCGTGACCGTCGAGGTCTCCGGACAGGATGTCTCCGTCAAGGGCCCCAAGGGTGAGCTCAAGCTCACCGTGGCGCGCCCCATCGAGATCGCGGTGCAGGAGAACCAGGTTCTGGTCTCCCGTCCCGACGACGAGCGCGAGTCGCGGTCGCTTCACGGCCTGACCCGCACGCTCATCAACAACAACATCATCGGCGTCACCCAGGGCTACACCAAGGGCCTTGAGGTCGTCGGCACCGGTTACCGCGTCGCTCAGAAGGGCAGCTCGGTCGAGTTCGCCCTCGGCTTCTCGCACCCCGTGCTGGTCGACCCGCCGGCCGGCATCACGTTCACGGTCGAGGGCAACAACAAGCTCACCGTGAGCGGCATCGACAAGCAGGCCGTCGGTGAGGCTGCCGCCAACATCCGCAAGATCCGCAAGCCCGAGCCGTACAAGGGCAAGGGTGTGCGCTACGCCGGCGAGGTCGTTCGGCGCAAGGCCGGAAAGGCTGGTAAGTAA
- the rplR gene encoding 50S ribosomal protein L18 produces the protein MAVTSKSVARARRHARLRKKVVGTEARPRLVVTRSARHVFVQLVDDSKGHTLASASTLENELRGFDGDKTAKARKVGELVAERAKAAGVVDVVFDRGGNRYAGRVAAIADGAREGGLNL, from the coding sequence ATGGCTGTGACTTCCAAGTCCGTCGCACGCGCGCGTCGTCACGCGCGTCTGCGCAAGAAGGTCGTCGGCACCGAGGCGCGTCCGCGTCTCGTTGTCACCCGTTCGGCCCGTCACGTCTTCGTCCAGCTCGTGGACGACAGCAAGGGTCACACCCTGGCATCCGCCTCGACGCTCGAGAACGAGCTGCGTGGCTTCGACGGTGACAAGACCGCCAAGGCCCGCAAGGTCGGCGAGCTCGTCGCCGAGCGCGCGAAGGCAGCCGGCGTCGTCGACGTCGTGTTCGACCGCGGCGGCAACCGCTACGCGGGTCGTGTGGCCGCGATCGCCGACGGCGCCCGCGAGGGAGGCCTGAACCTGTGA
- the rpsE gene encoding 30S ribosomal protein S5 translates to MSENKENEVTETAPAAAAAAPETAAAEREPRRGGRERSQTRDRNSRDRNDSQFLERVVTINRVSKVVKGGRRFSFTALVVVGDGNGLVGVGYGKAREVPLAISKGVEEAKRNFFRVPRVGSTIPHPVQGEAAAGVVLLRPAAAGTGVIAGGPVRAVLECAGIHDVLSKSLGSSNTINIVHATVAALKSLEEPRAVAARRGLDYDAVVPAIIIRNEAKAAAAKKVGA, encoded by the coding sequence GTGAGCGAGAACAAGGAGAACGAAGTGACCGAAACCGCTCCGGCTGCGGCCGCGGCCGCGCCCGAGACGGCAGCGGCGGAGCGCGAGCCCCGCCGCGGTGGTCGCGAGCGCAGCCAGACCCGCGACCGCAACTCGCGCGACCGCAACGACAGCCAGTTCCTCGAGCGCGTCGTCACGATCAACCGCGTGTCGAAGGTCGTCAAGGGTGGCCGCCGCTTCAGCTTCACCGCCCTCGTGGTGGTCGGCGACGGCAACGGTCTCGTGGGCGTCGGCTACGGCAAGGCCCGCGAGGTCCCCCTGGCGATCTCGAAGGGTGTCGAAGAGGCCAAGCGCAACTTCTTCCGCGTGCCCCGCGTCGGCTCGACCATCCCGCACCCCGTGCAGGGTGAGGCCGCTGCCGGTGTCGTGCTGCTGCGTCCGGCTGCCGCCGGTACCGGTGTCATCGCCGGTGGTCCGGTGCGTGCCGTGCTCGAGTGCGCCGGCATCCACGATGTGCTGTCGAAGTCGCTGGGCTCGTCGAACACGATCAACATCGTGCACGCGACGGTCGCTGCTCTGAAGAGCCTCGAGGAGCCCCGTGCCGTCGCCGCCCGTCGTGGGCTGGACTACGACGCGGTCGTTCCGGCGATCATCATCCGCAACGAGGCCAAGGCCGCTGCGGCGAAGAAGGTAGGTGCCTGA
- the rpmD gene encoding 50S ribosomal protein L30, protein MAARLKVTQVKSKVSEKQNQRDTLRSLGLKRIGDSVVRPDDAQTRGYVKTVAHLVKVEEID, encoded by the coding sequence ATGGCTGCCCGTCTGAAGGTGACGCAGGTCAAGTCCAAGGTGAGCGAGAAGCAGAACCAGCGTGACACGCTGCGCAGCCTCGGTCTCAAGCGGATCGGCGACTCGGTCGTCCGTCCCGACGACGCGCAGACGCGCGGTTACGTCAAGACCGTCGCCCACCTCGTCAAGGTTGAGGAGATCGACTAA
- the rplO gene encoding 50S ribosomal protein L15, with protein MAEKAEKKGTAAKAAPAKDAAASRPGVLKVHHLRPVPGSNTAKTRVGRGEGSKGKTSGRGTKGTKARYSVKVGFEGGQMPLHMRTPKLRGFKNPFRVEYQVVNLEKLAELYPQGGDVTVGDLVAKGAVRKNEKVKVLGTGDISVALNVSVDKVSGSAEQKIVAAGGTIK; from the coding sequence ATGGCTGAGAAGGCCGAGAAGAAGGGCACGGCCGCGAAGGCTGCGCCCGCCAAGGATGCCGCGGCATCGCGCCCCGGCGTGCTGAAGGTCCACCACCTGCGTCCGGTCCCCGGCTCCAACACGGCGAAGACCCGTGTCGGTCGTGGTGAGGGCTCGAAGGGTAAGACCTCGGGTCGTGGCACCAAGGGCACGAAGGCCCGCTACAGCGTGAAGGTCGGCTTCGAGGGCGGCCAGATGCCGCTGCACATGCGCACTCCGAAGCTGCGCGGGTTCAAGAACCCGTTCCGCGTCGAGTACCAGGTGGTCAACCTCGAGAAGCTCGCCGAGCTGTACCCGCAGGGTGGCGACGTCACCGTGGGCGACCTGGTCGCCAAGGGCGCCGTGCGCAAGAACGAGAAGGTCAAGGTGCTCGGCACCGGAGACATCTCCGTTGCGCTGAACGTCTCCGTCGACAAGGTCTCGGGCTCCGCGGAGCAGAAGATCGTCGCAGCAGGCGGCACCATCAAGTAA
- the secY gene encoding preprotein translocase subunit SecY — translation MFSAIARVFRTPDLRRKIGFTLAIITVYRLGAHVPTPFVDFPNVQSCLAQSGNTEGLLSLVNLFSGGALLQLSIFALGVMPYITATIIVQLLRVVIPHFETLYKEGQAGQGKLTQYTRYLTIALALLQSTTLITVARSGQLFGITGIAECEQVLTNDAWWAQLLMIITMTAGTGLIMWFAELVTERGVGNGMSLLIFTSIAATFPSAMWSIWQARGFEIFLLVLAVGILTVALVVFVEQSQRRIPVQYAKRMVGRRTYGGTNTYIPIKVNMAGVVPVIFASSLLYIPALIAQFNQTPDAEGNVPGWVAWIQQYFTTGDHPLYMAVYFLLIVGFTYFYVAITFNPVDVADNMKKYGGFVPGIRAGRPTAEYLDYVLTRITLPGSIYLGLIALIPLVALATVGANQNFPFGGASILIIVGVGLETVKQIDAQLQQRHYEGLLR, via the coding sequence TTGTTCAGCGCCATCGCGCGGGTCTTCCGCACACCCGACCTGCGGCGGAAGATCGGCTTCACGCTCGCGATCATCACCGTCTATCGCCTGGGCGCCCACGTGCCGACGCCGTTCGTGGACTTCCCGAACGTGCAGTCCTGCCTTGCGCAGTCCGGCAACACCGAGGGCCTGCTGTCCCTCGTGAACCTCTTCTCCGGCGGTGCACTGCTGCAGCTGTCGATCTTCGCGCTGGGTGTGATGCCGTACATCACGGCCACGATCATCGTGCAGCTGCTGCGCGTGGTGATCCCGCACTTCGAGACGCTCTACAAGGAGGGTCAGGCCGGCCAGGGCAAGCTGACGCAGTACACGCGTTACCTGACCATCGCCCTCGCCCTGCTGCAGTCGACCACGCTCATCACGGTGGCCCGTAGCGGTCAGCTCTTCGGCATCACCGGCATCGCCGAGTGCGAGCAGGTGCTCACCAACGACGCGTGGTGGGCGCAGCTGCTGATGATCATCACGATGACCGCCGGCACCGGCCTCATCATGTGGTTCGCCGAGCTCGTCACCGAGCGCGGCGTCGGCAACGGCATGTCGCTGCTCATCTTCACCTCGATCGCCGCCACGTTCCCCTCGGCCATGTGGTCGATCTGGCAGGCCCGCGGCTTCGAGATCTTCCTGCTGGTGCTCGCGGTCGGCATCCTGACCGTCGCGCTCGTCGTCTTCGTCGAGCAGTCCCAGCGGCGCATCCCGGTGCAGTACGCCAAGCGCATGGTCGGGCGCCGCACCTACGGCGGCACCAACACCTACATCCCCATCAAGGTCAACATGGCCGGCGTCGTGCCCGTCATCTTCGCCTCGTCGCTGCTGTACATCCCCGCCCTCATCGCGCAGTTCAACCAGACGCCCGATGCCGAGGGGAACGTCCCCGGCTGGGTGGCGTGGATCCAGCAGTACTTCACCACCGGCGACCACCCGCTGTACATGGCGGTGTATTTCCTCCTCATCGTCGGCTTCACGTACTTCTACGTCGCCATCACGTTCAACCCGGTCGACGTGGCGGACAACATGAAGAAGTACGGCGGCTTCGTCCCCGGCATCCGTGCCGGCCGTCCCACCGCCGAGTACCTCGACTACGTGCTCACCCGCATCACGCTGCCGGGATCGATCTACCTGGGCCTCATCGCCCTCATCCCGCTCGTGGCCCTCGCGACCGTCGGTGCCAACCAGAACTTCCCGTTCGGTGGTGCGTCGATCCTGATCATCGTCGGTGTGGGTCTCGAGACGGTCAAGCAGATCGACGCTCAGCTGCAGCAGCGCCACTACGAAGGGCTTCTCCGATGA
- a CDS encoding adenylate kinase: MTTPRLLIVGPQGSGKGTQGVRIAESLGIPVISTGDVFRANVKEGTDLGKQVQAIIEAGNLVPDELTSAIVRDRLAQDDAAGGFLLDGYPRNLGQVADLDAFLSGRGEELTGVIQLDVPRDESISRLTLRAAEQGRTDDTEDVIAHRLSIYERETAPILDVYRDRGIVDTIDGVGTLDEITERIRAALAARDLVGA; this comes from the coding sequence ATGACAACGCCCCGTCTTCTCATCGTCGGACCGCAGGGCTCGGGCAAGGGCACGCAGGGCGTGCGCATCGCCGAGTCGCTCGGGATCCCCGTCATCTCCACCGGCGACGTGTTCCGCGCGAACGTCAAGGAGGGCACCGACCTCGGCAAGCAGGTGCAGGCCATCATCGAGGCCGGCAACCTGGTGCCCGACGAGCTGACCAGCGCCATCGTGCGCGACCGCCTCGCGCAGGACGACGCCGCCGGCGGCTTCCTGCTCGACGGCTACCCGCGCAACCTCGGTCAGGTGGCAGACCTCGACGCGTTCCTCTCGGGCCGCGGCGAGGAGCTCACCGGCGTCATCCAGCTGGACGTCCCGCGCGACGAGAGCATCTCCCGGCTGACGCTGCGCGCCGCCGAGCAGGGCCGCACCGACGACACCGAAGACGTCATCGCGCACCGCCTGTCGATCTACGAGCGCGAGACCGCGCCCATCCTCGACGTCTACCGCGATCGCGGCATCGTCGACACGATCGACGGCGTCGGCACGCTGGACGAGATCACCGAGCGGATCCGCGCCGCGCTGGCCGCGCGCGACCTCGTCGGCGCCTGA
- the map gene encoding type I methionyl aminopeptidase translates to MLRRSIYKSPAQLRAMVEPGRITAAALDAVRALVAPGVTTLELDAAASAVIRARGAESNFQLVRGYRHTVCTSVNEQVVHGIPSDRVLEPGDIVSIDAGAQYQGWNGDSAITVVVPDPSRPELVAERERLSEVTRGSLWAGIAALAHAKHVGEIGDAVQGYIERSGEGYGILRDYVGHGIGRKMHEAPSVFNYRVADRGAEVKPGLCLAIEPMVVAGSEETFVEDDDWTVSTVDGSAGSHWEHSVAVHDGGIWVLTAPDGGAAGLAPFGVVPREIG, encoded by the coding sequence GTGCTGCGCCGCTCCATCTACAAGTCCCCCGCACAGCTGCGGGCCATGGTCGAACCCGGCCGCATCACCGCCGCGGCGCTCGATGCCGTGCGCGCACTGGTCGCCCCCGGGGTGACGACGCTCGAGCTGGATGCCGCCGCAAGCGCGGTCATCCGCGCCCGCGGTGCGGAGTCGAACTTCCAGCTGGTGCGCGGCTACCGCCACACCGTCTGCACGTCGGTCAACGAGCAGGTGGTGCACGGCATCCCGAGCGACCGCGTGCTCGAGCCCGGCGACATCGTCTCGATCGACGCGGGCGCCCAGTACCAGGGCTGGAACGGCGACTCGGCGATCACCGTCGTCGTGCCCGACCCGTCGCGGCCCGAGCTCGTGGCCGAACGCGAGCGCCTTTCCGAGGTCACGCGCGGATCGCTCTGGGCGGGCATCGCCGCGCTCGCGCATGCCAAGCACGTCGGCGAGATCGGCGACGCGGTGCAGGGCTACATCGAGCGGTCGGGCGAGGGCTACGGCATCCTGCGCGATTACGTCGGCCACGGCATCGGCCGCAAGATGCACGAGGCGCCGTCGGTGTTCAACTACCGCGTCGCCGACCGCGGCGCCGAGGTGAAGCCGGGACTGTGTCTCGCCATCGAGCCGATGGTCGTCGCCGGCAGCGAGGAGACCTTCGTCGAGGACGACGACTGGACCGTCTCGACCGTCGACGGCTCCGCCGGCTCCCACTGGGAGCACAGCGTGGCCGTGCATGATGGAGGCATCTGGGTGCTCACGGCGCCCGATGGAGGAGCCGCGGGTCTGGCGCCGTTCGGCGTGGTCCCGCGCGAGATCGGATAG
- a CDS encoding DsbA family protein — protein MAAAGNKTNWFAIWVSVAVVVVLVGVGALVWWMNSSATSPAAAPESAAVESETGAIIVGDGPDEVEVWADFYCPHCQDFEDLYGPAISELVDSGEITLRLQPVALASLNAASGTQFSARSASAMYCVAEEAGGQAAYDFMTSVFALHPTGQGLTNEKLTQLAEDAGAPDAGDCIADQTHAKFALSQAENLPANDQGQAGTPSMLVNGEYVTITGDVAADLTDRLG, from the coding sequence GTGGCAGCGGCAGGCAACAAGACCAACTGGTTCGCGATCTGGGTGAGTGTGGCGGTCGTCGTCGTGCTCGTCGGCGTCGGCGCTCTCGTGTGGTGGATGAACAGCTCCGCCACGTCGCCGGCCGCAGCGCCCGAGTCCGCCGCGGTCGAGTCCGAGACCGGTGCGATCATCGTGGGCGACGGTCCGGACGAGGTCGAGGTCTGGGCCGACTTCTACTGCCCCCACTGCCAGGACTTCGAGGACCTGTACGGTCCCGCGATCTCAGAGCTCGTCGACTCCGGCGAGATCACGCTGCGGCTGCAGCCGGTGGCGCTGGCGAGCCTGAACGCGGCATCCGGCACGCAGTTCTCGGCCCGCTCGGCCAGCGCGATGTACTGCGTCGCCGAAGAGGCCGGCGGCCAGGCCGCGTACGACTTCATGACCTCCGTGTTCGCGCTGCACCCGACCGGCCAGGGGCTCACCAACGAGAAGCTCACTCAGCTGGCTGAGGATGCCGGTGCCCCCGACGCCGGGGACTGCATCGCCGATCAGACGCACGCGAAGTTCGCGCTGTCGCAGGCGGAGAACCTTCCGGCCAACGACCAGGGCCAGGCCGGCACCCCGAGCATGCTGGTCAACGGCGAATACGTCACCATCACGGGTGACGTGGCCGCCGACCTGACGGACCGCCTGGGCTGA
- the infA gene encoding translation initiation factor IF-1 — protein sequence MAKKDGVIEIEGVISEALPNAMFRVELSNGHKVLATISGKMRQNYIRIIPEDRVVVELSPYDLTRGRIVYRYR from the coding sequence ATGGCGAAGAAAGACGGTGTCATCGAGATCGAGGGTGTGATCTCCGAGGCTCTCCCGAACGCGATGTTCCGCGTGGAGCTGAGCAACGGACACAAGGTGCTCGCAACGATCTCGGGCAAGATGCGGCAGAACTACATCCGCATCATCCCCGAGGACCGCGTTGTCGTCGAGCTCAGCCCGTACGACCTCACACGCGGTCGCATCGTCTACCGCTACCGCTAG
- the rpmJ gene encoding 50S ribosomal protein L36, whose protein sequence is MKVNPSVKPICDHCKIIRRHGRVMVICKSNPRHKQRQG, encoded by the coding sequence ATGAAGGTCAACCCCTCCGTCAAGCCCATCTGCGACCACTGCAAGATCATTCGCCGCCACGGTCGCGTGATGGTCATCTGCAAGTCCAACCCGCGCCACAAGCAGCGCCAGGGTTGA